A region from the Gemmatimonadaceae bacterium genome encodes:
- a CDS encoding response regulator transcription factor — translation MTVDTIRVVLVDDHAVVRAGLKAVLATAPDIQVIGEGSNGREAVALAERLKPEVVITDLSMPDLDGAGVIREIVAKNIPSRVLVLTMHTEEEYLVPLLEAGAAGYLVKSVADRELIAAVRSVAHGETYVQPAAARILARELTKKDAAEPNRQRYEQLTPRERDVLRLIAQGYSAPEIGSQLGISPKTVDTYKQRIEEKLGLAHRSDYVQFAFKLGLLGKS, via the coding sequence ATGACAGTCGACACCATACGGGTAGTGCTCGTCGACGACCACGCCGTCGTGCGAGCCGGACTCAAAGCCGTCCTGGCGACCGCGCCCGACATTCAGGTGATCGGCGAGGGGAGCAACGGACGCGAGGCCGTCGCGCTGGCCGAGCGGTTGAAGCCGGAGGTGGTGATCACGGATCTCTCGATGCCGGACCTCGACGGAGCGGGGGTGATCAGGGAAATCGTCGCCAAGAACATTCCATCGCGCGTGCTCGTGCTCACGATGCACACCGAAGAGGAATACCTCGTACCGTTGCTCGAGGCCGGCGCGGCGGGCTACCTCGTGAAGAGCGTGGCCGACCGCGAGCTGATCGCCGCGGTGCGTTCGGTGGCGCACGGCGAGACCTACGTCCAACCGGCCGCCGCCCGCATCCTGGCGCGCGAGCTCACCAAGAAGGACGCGGCCGAGCCGAACCGTCAACGATACGAGCAGCTCACGCCGCGTGAGCGAGACGTGCTCCGGCTCATCGCGCAGGGCTACTCGGCCCCGGAAATCGGTTCCCAGTTAGGCATCAGCCCGAAGACGGTGGACACCTACAAGCAGCGCATCGAGGAGAAGCTCGGCCTCGCGCATCGGTCGGACTACGTGCAGTTCGCGTTCAAGCTCGGACTGCTGGGCAAGAGTTAG